A genomic window from Cryobacterium sp. SO2 includes:
- a CDS encoding response regulator transcription factor has translation MSPSQPVTVALVDDYDIVLKGLAHMFDHYRDRVLVAEIDANTGLSDSTDIVLYDSFAQPESDLSELSALVRNPRAGRVVMYTWNFQPDLIAAALDQGVSGYLSKTLPARDLVAALESVHAGDIVVSDPPQRSGSAPGLDWPGRREGITDRESEILALITQGKSNAEVASLTYLSPNTVKSYIRSVYGKIGVASRTQAVLWGVGHGFRPDHHRIDSWLGGP, from the coding sequence ATGTCCCCGTCGCAACCCGTCACCGTTGCCCTGGTCGATGACTACGACATTGTGCTCAAAGGCCTGGCGCACATGTTCGATCACTACCGGGATCGGGTGCTCGTTGCGGAGATCGATGCGAACACGGGTCTCTCCGACAGCACCGACATCGTGCTGTACGACTCCTTCGCCCAGCCCGAATCCGATCTGTCGGAGCTCTCCGCCCTCGTCCGGAACCCACGGGCCGGTCGCGTCGTCATGTACACCTGGAACTTCCAGCCCGACCTGATCGCCGCGGCGCTCGACCAGGGCGTCAGCGGCTACCTGTCCAAGACGTTGCCGGCCCGCGACCTGGTCGCGGCTCTGGAATCGGTCCACGCCGGCGACATCGTGGTGAGCGATCCACCGCAGCGGTCGGGAAGCGCTCCAGGACTCGACTGGCCGGGGCGCCGCGAGGGGATCACTGATCGCGAGTCCGAGATCCTCGCGCTGATCACCCAAGGCAAGAGCAACGCCGAAGTGGCGTCGCTCACCTACCTCAGTCCCAATACCGTGAAGTCCTACATCCGCAGTGTGTACGGCAAGATCGGTGTCGCCAGCCGAACCCAAGCGGTTCTCTGGGGTGTCGGGCACGGATTCAGACCCGACCACCACCGGATCGACAGCTGGCTCGGCGGCCCCTGA
- a CDS encoding GlsB/YeaQ/YmgE family stress response membrane protein — protein MLGLIISLIVVGIIAGAIARLVVPGRQNISIPMTIVLGIVGSFVGGFLGFLIFQHDPMDGFFQPAGIIGSIIGAIIVLLVYIRFSGRRSVQH, from the coding sequence ATGCTTGGTCTCATCATCAGCCTCATCGTCGTCGGCATCATCGCCGGCGCCATCGCTCGCCTCGTCGTGCCCGGACGGCAGAACATCAGCATCCCGATGACCATCGTGCTCGGCATCGTCGGGTCCTTCGTCGGCGGATTCCTCGGCTTCCTGATCTTCCAGCACGACCCGATGGATGGCTTCTTCCAGCCGGCCGGAATCATCGGCTCCATCATCGGCGCGATCATCGTGCTCCTGGTCTACATCCGCTTCAGCGGCCGTCGCAGCGTTCAGCACTAG
- a CDS encoding zinc-ribbon domain-containing protein translates to MILLFGTRASEAVINLVLFVCGYCGVLAQQQVIKRATRFTLFFLPLFPVSTRYVNVCSRCQGSTEVTAAQARHSLDWAKAQSAP, encoded by the coding sequence ATGATCCTTCTTTTTGGCACACGCGCCTCCGAGGCCGTGATCAATCTCGTCTTGTTCGTGTGCGGGTACTGCGGAGTACTGGCCCAGCAGCAGGTCATCAAGCGGGCGACACGATTCACGCTCTTCTTCCTCCCCCTGTTCCCGGTCTCGACGCGCTACGTCAACGTGTGCAGCCGCTGTCAGGGCAGCACCGAAGTGACCGCCGCCCAGGCCAGGCACTCGCTGGACTGGGCGAAAGCGCAAAGCGCACCCTGA